In one Aeromicrobium erythreum genomic region, the following are encoded:
- the dnaN gene encoding DNA polymerase III subunit beta: MRFRIDRDTFADAVAWTARSLPTRPSVPVLAGLLIETAGDGLTLSGFDYETSTRATLPAEVADDGRALVSGRLLSEIVKSLPSKPIDVSLDGTKVQVSCGSARFSLSTMPVEEYPQLPQMPTSSGTIKADEFATAVAQASAAAGRDEMLPLLTGVRLEIDGSTISLMATDRFRASLRELQWSPEASDASGHALVPARVLGETARSLVSGSDITIAISSGETGDGLIGFEGTVGNGTRRTTTRLLEGDFPRVRQLFQAQSETVAHVRTSDLVDAVKRVSLVAERNTPVRLTFSDGQVLLEAGSGDDAQASESIEATIDGADISIGFNPGYLLEGLGVMSDPVVHLAFTQHTKPAAISGVREIGDAPDGAFRYLIMPVRLQG, encoded by the coding sequence GTGAGATTCCGCATCGATCGCGACACGTTCGCCGACGCCGTGGCGTGGACCGCACGCAGCCTGCCCACCCGGCCGAGCGTGCCCGTCCTCGCCGGGCTCCTCATCGAGACCGCCGGCGACGGCCTGACGCTGTCCGGGTTCGACTACGAGACCTCCACCCGCGCGACGCTGCCGGCCGAGGTCGCCGACGACGGCCGAGCCCTCGTGTCGGGCCGCCTGCTGTCGGAGATCGTCAAGTCGCTGCCGTCGAAGCCGATCGACGTCAGCCTCGACGGCACCAAGGTCCAGGTCTCGTGCGGGAGCGCGCGGTTCAGCCTGTCCACGATGCCCGTGGAGGAGTACCCGCAGCTGCCGCAGATGCCGACGTCGTCGGGCACGATCAAGGCGGACGAGTTCGCCACGGCCGTCGCGCAGGCGAGCGCTGCCGCCGGCCGCGACGAGATGCTGCCGCTGCTCACCGGCGTCCGGCTCGAGATCGACGGCTCGACGATCTCGCTCATGGCCACCGACCGCTTCCGCGCCAGCCTGCGCGAGCTGCAGTGGTCGCCCGAGGCCAGCGACGCCTCCGGCCACGCGCTCGTGCCCGCACGCGTGCTCGGCGAGACGGCGCGCTCCCTGGTCTCCGGCTCCGACATCACCATCGCGATCTCCTCCGGCGAGACCGGTGACGGTCTCATCGGCTTCGAGGGCACGGTCGGCAACGGCACCCGTCGCACCACGACCCGCCTGCTCGAGGGCGACTTCCCGCGGGTGCGCCAGCTCTTCCAGGCGCAGTCCGAGACCGTCGCGCACGTGCGCACGTCCGACCTGGTCGACGCCGTCAAGCGCGTCTCGCTCGTCGCCGAGCGCAACACGCCCGTCCGCCTGACGTTCTCCGACGGCCAGGTGCTGCTCGAGGCCGGCAGCGGCGACGACGCGCAGGCGTCGGAGTCGATCGAGGCCACGATCGACGGGGCCGACATCTCGATCGGCTTCAACCCCGGCTACCTGCTCGAGGGTCTCGGCGTCATGTCCGACCCCGTCGTGCACCTCGCGTTCACCCAGCACACCAAGCCGGCCGCCATCTCCGGCGTCCGCGAGATCGGTGACGCGCCCGACGGCGCGTTCCGCTACCTGATCATGCCGGTGCGGCTCCAGGGCTGA
- the gnd gene encoding phosphogluconate dehydrogenase (NAD(+)-dependent, decarboxylating): MHLGLVGLGKMGGNMRTRLRSGGITVTGYDRNPDVTDVDSLQALVEELPSPKVVWVMVPAGDITRATVEDLLELLGEGDVIVDGGNSRWTDDEKHAALAAEKGIGFVDCGVSGGVWGLENGYALMAGGDAHDIAKVQPVFDVLKPEGESGFVHAGRVGAGHFSKMVHNGIEYAMMQAYAEGFELLEKAELVENVTDVFDSWRVGTVVRSWLLDLLVKALQDDPGLSKIRGYAEDSGEGRWTVEAAIDHAVPAPTIAASLFARFVSRQDESPAMQAVAAMRQQFGGHAVQAAEETGHSPADLDADPS, from the coding sequence ATGCATCTCGGACTCGTCGGACTCGGCAAGATGGGCGGCAACATGCGCACCCGTCTGCGCAGCGGCGGCATCACCGTCACCGGCTACGACCGCAACCCCGACGTCACCGACGTCGACTCGCTGCAGGCTCTCGTCGAGGAGCTGCCCTCGCCCAAGGTCGTGTGGGTGATGGTGCCCGCGGGCGACATCACCCGTGCCACGGTCGAGGACCTCCTCGAGCTGCTCGGCGAGGGCGACGTGATCGTCGACGGCGGCAATTCCCGCTGGACCGACGACGAGAAGCACGCGGCCCTGGCCGCCGAGAAGGGCATCGGCTTCGTCGACTGCGGCGTGAGTGGTGGCGTCTGGGGCCTGGAGAACGGCTACGCGCTGATGGCCGGTGGCGACGCCCACGACATCGCGAAGGTCCAGCCGGTCTTCGACGTCCTCAAGCCCGAGGGCGAGTCGGGGTTCGTGCACGCCGGTCGGGTGGGCGCGGGCCACTTCTCCAAGATGGTCCACAACGGCATCGAGTACGCGATGATGCAGGCCTACGCCGAGGGCTTCGAGCTGCTCGAGAAGGCCGAGCTCGTCGAGAACGTCACCGACGTCTTCGACTCCTGGCGGGTCGGCACCGTCGTCCGCTCGTGGCTGCTCGACCTGCTCGTCAAGGCGCTCCAGGACGATCCCGGTCTCTCGAAGATCCGCGGCTACGCCGAGGACTCCGGCGAAGGTCGCTGGACCGTCGAGGCCGCGATCGACCACGCCGTCCCGGCGCCGACGATCGCAGCGTCGCTGTTCGCGCGGTTCGTCTCGCGCCAGGACGAGTCGCCCGCCATGCAGGCGGTCGCGGCGATGCGTCAGCAGTTCGGCGGGCACGCCGTGCAGGCGGCCGAGGAGACCGGGCACTCGCCGGCCGACCTCGACGCCGACCCCTCCTGA
- the recF gene encoding DNA replication/repair protein RecF (All proteins in this family for which functions are known are DNA-binding proteins that assist the filamentation of RecA onto DNA for the initiation of recombination or recombinational repair.): MRVARLSLHDFRSYPEVEIVLEPGPSAFVGANGQGKTNLVEAIDYLSRLDSHRVSSDTPLVRAGAERAVVRAEVVRGDRTALLELEITPGRANRARVNRAALPRARDLVGVLRTVTFSPEDLALVKGDPSDRRRFLDGLLVLRTPRLAGVKADYERVLRQRNTLLKSARSGRYTNRQVDLSTLDIWDDKLATLGGEIVAARIALLHDLAPFLVESYRTVATRAAPDRRDVTATYRGSVVSDDESPAGVREALLAGIEERRRDELDRAVTLVGPHRDEVELVIGDLPAKGYASHGESWSLALALRLASFTLLRDDDGDDPVLILDDVFAELDEGRREQLAELVGDAEQVLVTAAVADDVPAALAGHRFDVHAGKVTEA; encoded by the coding sequence ATGCGCGTCGCCCGTCTCTCGCTGCACGACTTCCGGTCCTACCCCGAGGTCGAGATCGTGCTGGAGCCCGGGCCGTCCGCGTTCGTCGGGGCGAACGGCCAGGGCAAGACGAACCTGGTCGAGGCCATCGACTACCTGTCCCGGCTCGACTCGCACCGCGTCTCCTCCGACACCCCGCTCGTGCGGGCGGGTGCGGAGCGCGCGGTCGTGCGGGCCGAGGTCGTGCGGGGTGATCGCACGGCGCTGCTCGAGCTCGAGATCACGCCGGGCCGGGCCAACCGCGCCCGGGTGAACCGGGCCGCGCTGCCGCGCGCCCGCGACCTGGTCGGGGTGCTGCGCACGGTGACCTTCTCGCCCGAGGACCTCGCGCTCGTCAAGGGCGACCCGTCGGACCGTCGGCGCTTCCTCGACGGTCTGCTCGTGTTGCGGACACCGCGGCTCGCGGGCGTCAAGGCCGACTACGAGCGCGTGCTGCGACAGCGCAACACGCTGCTGAAGTCGGCGCGCTCCGGTAGGTACACAAACCGACAAGTAGATTTGTCGACTCTCGACATCTGGGACGACAAGCTCGCCACGTTGGGCGGGGAGATCGTCGCCGCCCGCATCGCGTTGCTGCACGACCTCGCCCCGTTCCTCGTCGAGTCCTACCGGACGGTCGCCACGCGCGCCGCCCCGGACCGTCGCGACGTGACCGCCACCTACCGGGGCTCGGTCGTCAGCGACGACGAGAGCCCGGCCGGGGTGCGGGAGGCCCTGCTCGCCGGGATCGAGGAGCGGCGGCGCGACGAGCTCGACCGGGCGGTCACGCTGGTCGGGCCGCACCGCGACGAGGTGGAGCTGGTCATCGGCGACCTTCCCGCGAAGGGGTACGCCAGCCACGGCGAGTCGTGGTCGCTGGCCCTCGCGCTGCGTCTCGCGTCGTTCACCCTCCTGCGCGACGACGACGGCGACGACCCGGTGCTGATCCTCGACGACGTCTTCGCCGAGCTCGACGAGGGTCGCCGCGAGCAGCTCGCCGAGCTCGTGGGCGACGCCGAGCAGGTGCTCGTCACGGCGGCCGTCGCCGACGACGTGCCCGCTGCGCTCGCCGGCCACCGCTTCGACGTGCACGCCGGCAAGGTCACGGAGGCCTGA
- a CDS encoding DUF721 domain-containing protein: protein MSGTPPDDDGTEPPGSDDPLGLAREIADSYRGTGAPLRPRRRRTDGSTPRRRKSREDPTTVADALGALVRQQGWDDRLSAQRVFTDWSSIVGPEVARHSTVDGYEDAVLHVTTDSTAWATQLRLLAPRLVARLNEELGDGAVLRIDVRGPQAPSWKRGPRSVKGRGPRDTYG from the coding sequence GTGTCCGGCACCCCACCCGACGACGACGGCACCGAGCCGCCCGGCTCCGACGACCCACTCGGCCTGGCCCGCGAGATCGCCGACAGCTACCGCGGGACGGGCGCACCGCTGCGTCCCCGTCGTCGACGTACCGACGGCTCCACCCCCCGCCGGCGCAAGAGTCGGGAGGACCCGACCACCGTCGCCGACGCCCTCGGTGCACTCGTGCGCCAGCAGGGTTGGGACGACCGGCTGTCGGCGCAGCGCGTGTTCACCGACTGGTCCTCCATCGTCGGCCCCGAGGTCGCCCGACACTCGACCGTCGACGGGTACGAGGACGCGGTCCTGCACGTGACCACTGACTCGACGGCCTGGGCCACCCAGCTCCGCCTGCTCGCCCCTCGCCTCGTCGCCCGCCTCAACGAGGAGCTCGGCGACGGCGCCGTCCTCCGCATCGACGTCCGCGGCCCCCAAGCCCCCTCCTGGAAGCGCGGCCCCCGGTCGGTCAAGGGTCGCGGGCCGCGGGACACGTACGGCTGA
- a CDS encoding phosphatase PAP2 family protein, with product MTLVDPDVAPAPARSTRRTGSSVRGTAAVVALGATLACTVLAWFVLRTPLGQRLDERAMNTVVAGRDTQLQVLSVLGYVSIGAIVVVALACVVVALVRGRAALALGALTVIAGANVTTQVLKHALLTRADVVDGVVAPVNSFPSGHTTVVAAGVGALCLVSPRWMRPLVVPFGAFAVTLTGASTVVAGWHRPSDVVGAVLVTTAWTAVVSWVLGRQHVAVRGTWLLALVGAVAAIGALVAIGVRPSYGWDGFTDAALVLGALGVTLGLGVAAGNRATPTS from the coding sequence ATGACCCTCGTGGACCCCGACGTCGCTCCCGCGCCGGCGCGATCGACCCGCCGGACGGGCTCGAGCGTGCGCGGCACCGCCGCCGTCGTGGCCCTCGGCGCGACGCTCGCGTGCACGGTGCTGGCGTGGTTCGTGCTGCGCACCCCGCTCGGTCAGCGCCTCGACGAGCGCGCGATGAACACCGTGGTCGCCGGCCGCGACACGCAGCTGCAGGTGCTGAGCGTGCTGGGCTACGTCTCCATCGGCGCGATCGTCGTCGTGGCGCTCGCGTGCGTCGTCGTGGCGCTCGTCCGCGGTCGCGCCGCGCTCGCTCTCGGTGCCCTGACCGTGATCGCGGGCGCCAACGTGACCACCCAGGTCCTCAAGCACGCCCTGCTGACGCGGGCCGACGTCGTCGACGGGGTCGTCGCCCCCGTCAACAGCTTCCCGAGCGGCCACACCACCGTCGTGGCCGCCGGGGTCGGCGCGCTGTGCCTCGTGTCGCCGCGCTGGATGCGGCCCCTCGTCGTGCCGTTCGGTGCGTTCGCCGTGACCCTCACCGGCGCGTCCACGGTCGTGGCCGGGTGGCACCGACCCTCCGACGTCGTCGGCGCCGTGCTCGTGACGACCGCCTGGACCGCCGTCGTCTCGTGGGTCCTCGGTCGCCAGCACGTCGCCGTCCGCGGCACCTGGCTGCTCGCCCTCGTCGGCGCCGTCGCCGCGATCGGCGCCCTCGTCGCCATCGGCGTTCGCCCCTCCTACGGCTGGGACGGCTTCACCGACGCCGCCCTCGTCCTCGGCGCCCTCGGCGTCACCCTCGGCCTCGGCGTCGCTGCGGGGAACCGGGCGACGCCGACGTCGTAG
- the gyrB gene encoding DNA topoisomerase (ATP-hydrolyzing) subunit B, with product MTTSPDDETTPEPIAEELVSRSQVEGSYDASNIQVLEGLEAVRKRPGMYIGSTGERGLHHLVYEVVDNSVDEALAGHATHIEVVLQDDGGVRVVDDGRGIPVDMHPTEKIPAVTLVMTSLHAGGKFGGGGYKVSGGLHGVGISVVNALSTTMHTVIKRDGFVWRQTFDNGVPTGELEQGEATDETGTTQTFYANADIFETTDYSFDTLKSRFREMAFLNKGLEIHLRDERDLGSDDEDGADDLEREVRFRYDGGLVDYVHHINVGTRSPIHNDVISIERDDEENGLSLELAMQWNDSFSESVHTFANTINTHEGGTHEEGFRTALTTTVKRFADTNNLLKGKEELSGEDIREGLTAIISIKLAEPQFEGQTKTKLGNSEARSFVQKVVNDELAAWLERNPAEGKVVIRKAIDAASARLAARKARDLARNRKGFLGGGGLPGKLADCSSRDPEKCELFVVEGNSAGGSAKNGRDPGTQAILPLRGKILNVEKARIDKILQNAEVQAIISALGTGVHDDFDIAKLRYHKIVLMADADVDGQHISTLLLTLLFRFMKPLIDNGHVYLAQPPLYKIKWTNHAHELAYSDRERDALLAAGDEAGYRLPKEAPVQRFKGLGEMNAGELWETTMDPDARVLRQVTLADAAMADEIFTILMGEDVEQRRSFIQRNAKDVRFLDI from the coding sequence GTGACCACCTCTCCTGACGACGAGACCACGCCCGAGCCCATCGCGGAGGAGCTGGTCTCCCGCTCCCAGGTCGAGGGTTCGTACGACGCGAGCAACATCCAGGTGCTCGAAGGTCTCGAGGCCGTCCGCAAGCGTCCCGGCATGTACATCGGCTCCACGGGCGAGCGCGGTCTGCACCACCTCGTCTACGAGGTCGTCGACAACTCCGTCGACGAGGCGCTCGCGGGCCACGCCACCCACATCGAGGTCGTGCTGCAGGACGACGGCGGCGTACGCGTGGTCGACGACGGTCGCGGCATCCCCGTCGACATGCACCCGACGGAGAAGATCCCGGCCGTCACGCTCGTCATGACGTCGCTGCACGCGGGCGGCAAGTTCGGTGGTGGCGGCTACAAGGTGTCCGGCGGTCTGCACGGCGTCGGCATCTCCGTCGTCAACGCGCTGAGCACCACGATGCACACGGTCATCAAGCGCGACGGCTTCGTCTGGCGCCAGACGTTCGACAACGGCGTGCCCACCGGCGAGCTCGAACAGGGCGAGGCGACCGACGAGACCGGCACGACGCAGACCTTCTACGCCAACGCCGACATCTTCGAGACGACGGACTACTCCTTCGACACCCTCAAGAGCCGCTTCCGCGAGATGGCGTTCCTCAACAAGGGCCTGGAGATCCACCTGCGCGACGAGCGCGACCTCGGCAGCGACGACGAGGACGGCGCCGACGACCTCGAGCGCGAGGTGCGCTTCCGCTACGACGGCGGACTCGTCGACTACGTGCACCACATCAACGTCGGCACCCGCTCGCCGATCCACAACGACGTCATCTCCATCGAGCGCGACGACGAGGAGAACGGCCTCTCCCTCGAGCTGGCGATGCAGTGGAACGACTCCTTCAGCGAGTCGGTACACACGTTCGCCAACACGATCAACACGCACGAGGGCGGCACCCACGAGGAGGGCTTCCGCACCGCGCTCACCACGACCGTCAAGCGGTTCGCCGACACCAACAACCTGCTCAAGGGCAAGGAGGAGCTGTCGGGCGAGGACATCCGCGAGGGTCTCACCGCGATCATCTCCATCAAGCTCGCCGAGCCGCAGTTCGAGGGCCAGACGAAGACGAAGCTCGGCAACTCCGAGGCACGCAGCTTCGTCCAGAAGGTCGTCAACGACGAGCTCGCCGCCTGGCTGGAGCGGAACCCGGCCGAGGGCAAGGTCGTCATCCGCAAGGCCATCGACGCCGCCTCCGCCCGGCTCGCCGCGCGCAAGGCCCGCGACCTCGCCCGCAACCGCAAGGGCTTCCTGGGCGGCGGTGGCCTCCCCGGCAAGCTGGCCGACTGCTCGAGCCGCGACCCCGAGAAGTGCGAGCTGTTCGTCGTCGAGGGCAACTCCGCCGGCGGCTCGGCCAAGAACGGCCGCGACCCGGGCACGCAGGCGATCCTCCCGCTGCGCGGCAAGATCCTCAACGTCGAGAAGGCGCGGATCGACAAGATCCTGCAGAACGCCGAGGTCCAGGCGATCATCAGCGCGCTCGGCACGGGCGTCCACGACGACTTCGACATCGCCAAGCTGCGGTACCACAAGATCGTGCTCATGGCCGACGCCGACGTCGACGGCCAGCACATCTCCACCCTGCTGCTCACGCTGCTGTTCCGCTTCATGAAGCCGCTGATCGACAACGGCCACGTCTACCTCGCGCAGCCGCCGCTGTACAAGATCAAGTGGACCAACCACGCCCACGAGCTCGCCTACTCCGACCGCGAGCGCGACGCGCTGCTCGCGGCCGGCGACGAGGCCGGCTACCGCCTTCCCAAGGAGGCGCCGGTGCAGCGGTTCAAGGGTCTGGGCGAGATGAACGCCGGCGAGCTGTGGGAGACCACCATGGACCCCGACGCGCGCGTGCTGCGCCAGGTCACCCTCGCCGACGCCGCCATGGCCGACGAGATCTTCACGATCCTCATGGGCGAGGACGTCGAGCAGCGTCGCAGCTTCATCCAGCGCAACGCCAAGGACGTCCGCTTCCTCGACATCTAG
- the gyrA gene encoding DNA gyrase subunit A — translation MTDTPIERDRIEPVELQDEMQRSYIDYAMSVIVSRALPDVRDGLKPVHRRVLYAMFDGGYRPDRGFSKCSRIVGDVMGQYHPHGDTAIYDTLVRLAQPWVMRAPMIASQGNFGSVGDDPAAAMRYTECKLAPIAMEMVRDIDEDTVDFKPNYDGRSSEPTVLPARIPNLLVNGSAGIAVGMATNIPPHNLREVADGVQWALAHPDAGKAELLEALIERVKGPDFPTHGLIVGTRGIEDMYRTGRGSVQMRAVVNIEEDTKGRIQLVVTELPYQVNPDALMRKIADLVNAGRVQGISDLRNESSDRAGMRIVIELRRDAVARVVLNNLYKHTDLQSNFSANMLALVDDVPRTLTLDGFVSHWIAHQIEVIQRRTAYRLKKAEAEAHILRGLVKALDALDEVIALIRRSPTVEEARDGLIALLEIDELQARAILDMQLRRLAALERQKIIDNLAELEAKIADFKAILASEERQRAIVSEELAEIVDKYGDDRRTPIVPGDGDLSMEDLIPDEDVVVTITRGGYAKRTRTDQYRVQGRGGKGVRGAQLRDGDFVEHLFPTTAHHWILFFTTAGRVYRTKAYQLPEAGRDAKGGHVAGLLSFQPDEEIAQVLAIRDYDQAPYLVLATRKGLVKKTRLADYNSPRQAGVIAINFRDEDDALIGADIAGPDDDLLLISKKAQAIRFRSDDDQLRPMGRATSGVTGMKFRDDDALLSMTVIRHEHADVALEDVPEEDRLYVFTVTDGGYAKKTSIDEYRLQGRGGLGIKAMQITEARGELVGGLVLKDSDDVISVTAGGQVTRSQVAGVPAKGRGTMGVTFVKFKGDDRVVTIARNTDLSGAAEPDSEADDAPAGTVDPVTPDDAGTEVTDTTDEGHDE, via the coding sequence ATGACCGACACCCCCATCGAGCGCGACCGCATCGAGCCCGTCGAGCTGCAGGACGAGATGCAGCGGTCCTACATCGACTACGCGATGAGCGTCATCGTGTCGCGGGCCCTGCCCGACGTGCGCGACGGGCTCAAGCCGGTGCACCGGCGCGTGCTCTACGCGATGTTCGACGGCGGATACCGTCCCGACCGCGGCTTCTCCAAGTGCAGCCGCATCGTCGGTGACGTGATGGGTCAGTACCACCCGCACGGAGACACGGCGATCTACGACACCCTCGTCCGGCTCGCGCAGCCGTGGGTCATGCGGGCGCCCATGATCGCCAGCCAGGGCAACTTCGGCTCCGTCGGCGACGACCCGGCGGCCGCCATGCGGTACACCGAGTGCAAGCTCGCGCCGATCGCCATGGAGATGGTGCGCGACATCGACGAGGACACCGTCGACTTCAAGCCCAACTACGACGGCCGCTCCTCCGAGCCGACGGTGCTGCCCGCGCGCATCCCGAACCTGCTCGTCAACGGCTCGGCCGGCATCGCGGTCGGCATGGCCACCAACATCCCGCCGCACAACCTGCGCGAGGTGGCCGACGGCGTCCAGTGGGCGCTCGCCCACCCCGACGCCGGCAAGGCCGAGCTGCTCGAGGCGCTCATCGAGCGGGTCAAGGGTCCCGACTTCCCGACCCACGGCCTCATCGTGGGCACGCGCGGCATCGAGGACATGTACCGCACGGGCCGCGGCTCGGTGCAGATGCGTGCCGTGGTCAACATCGAGGAGGACACGAAGGGCCGCATCCAGCTCGTCGTGACCGAGCTGCCCTACCAGGTGAACCCCGACGCACTCATGCGCAAGATCGCCGACCTGGTCAACGCCGGCCGTGTGCAGGGCATCTCCGACCTGCGCAACGAGTCGTCCGACCGTGCCGGCATGCGCATCGTCATCGAGCTGCGTCGCGACGCCGTGGCCCGGGTGGTGCTCAACAACCTCTACAAGCACACCGACCTGCAGTCGAACTTCAGCGCCAACATGCTGGCGCTCGTCGACGACGTCCCGCGCACCCTCACCCTCGACGGGTTCGTGTCGCACTGGATCGCCCACCAGATCGAGGTCATCCAGCGACGCACCGCCTACCGTCTCAAGAAGGCCGAGGCCGAGGCCCACATCCTGCGTGGTCTCGTGAAGGCGCTCGACGCGCTCGACGAGGTCATCGCACTCATCCGCCGCAGCCCCACCGTCGAGGAGGCGCGCGACGGCCTGATCGCGCTGCTCGAGATCGACGAGCTGCAGGCACGCGCCATCCTCGACATGCAGCTGCGCCGCCTCGCCGCCCTCGAGCGGCAGAAGATCATCGACAACCTGGCCGAGCTCGAGGCCAAGATCGCCGACTTCAAGGCCATCCTGGCCAGCGAGGAGCGTCAGCGGGCCATCGTCAGCGAGGAGCTGGCCGAGATCGTCGACAAGTACGGCGACGACCGCCGCACGCCGATCGTCCCCGGTGACGGCGACCTCTCGATGGAGGACCTCATCCCCGACGAGGACGTCGTGGTCACCATCACCCGCGGCGGCTACGCCAAGCGCACCCGCACCGACCAGTACCGGGTGCAGGGTCGCGGCGGCAAGGGGGTGCGCGGCGCGCAGCTGCGCGACGGCGACTTCGTCGAGCACCTGTTCCCCACCACGGCGCACCACTGGATCCTGTTCTTCACGACGGCCGGCCGCGTGTACCGCACCAAGGCCTACCAGCTGCCCGAGGCCGGACGCGACGCCAAGGGCGGTCACGTCGCCGGGCTGCTGAGCTTCCAGCCCGACGAGGAGATCGCGCAGGTCCTCGCCATCCGCGACTACGACCAGGCGCCCTACCTGGTCCTCGCCACCCGCAAGGGCCTGGTGAAGAAGACGCGGTTGGCCGACTACAACAGCCCGCGCCAAGCCGGTGTCATCGCGATCAACTTCCGCGACGAGGACGACGCCCTCATCGGCGCCGACATCGCCGGACCCGACGACGACCTCCTGCTCATCAGCAAGAAGGCGCAGGCCATCCGGTTCCGGTCCGACGACGACCAGCTGCGGCCCATGGGTCGCGCGACGTCCGGCGTCACCGGCATGAAGTTCCGCGACGACGACGCCCTGCTGTCCATGACGGTCATCCGGCACGAGCACGCAGACGTCGCCCTCGAGGACGTGCCCGAGGAGGACCGCCTCTACGTCTTCACCGTCACCGACGGCGGCTACGCCAAGAAGACCTCGATCGACGAGTACCGCCTGCAGGGTCGCGGCGGCCTGGGCATCAAGGCCATGCAGATCACCGAGGCCCGCGGCGAGCTCGTCGGCGGACTGGTGCTGAAGGACTCCGACGACGTCATCTCCGTCACCGCTGGAGGCCAGGTCACGCGCAGCCAGGTCGCGGGCGTGCCGGCCAAGGGTCGCGGCACGATGGGCGTCACCTTCGTCAAGTTCAAGGGTGACGACCGGGTGGTCACGATCGCACGGAACACCGACCTGAGCGGCGCGGCGGAGCCTGACAGCGAGGCCGACGACGCCCCGGCCGGTACGGTGGACCCGGTGACGCCCGACGACGCGGGCACCGAGGTCACTGACACGACTGACGAGGGGCACGACGAGTGA
- a CDS encoding DUF3566 domain-containing protein: MSDQQKPQDRAPSSGAGDAARTQQIPRLDRDGKPVGGGKDATQGGANRRPAGPARPASGRGRPTGSTSGSGSAAKPAASKPSTDGPSTAKKAAPSPAGRPDPAKKSAPAKKGAAAREKTPTAADYAGTTSQSPDSTAVIPAVKDEPKAPAASASPAAASASGRQARLRLTHVEPWSVTRLAFVVSVALMIVSVVAVTIFWVVLDLTGIWDQLNGTVSNVLSDSAGSFDLTDYLGLGRLVGLTLIFSAVNVVLMTAIATIAAHLYNLAAQLLGGIEVTFTDH, encoded by the coding sequence GTGAGCGACCAGCAGAAGCCTCAGGACCGGGCACCCAGCTCGGGCGCCGGTGACGCCGCGCGGACGCAGCAGATCCCGCGCCTCGACCGTGACGGCAAGCCCGTCGGCGGCGGCAAGGACGCAACGCAGGGCGGCGCGAACCGCCGTCCTGCCGGTCCGGCCCGCCCCGCCTCGGGGCGTGGTCGTCCGACCGGCTCGACGTCCGGGAGCGGCTCGGCCGCGAAGCCTGCGGCGTCCAAGCCCTCCACCGACGGCCCGAGCACAGCGAAGAAGGCTGCGCCGAGCCCGGCCGGCCGCCCCGACCCGGCCAAGAAGTCCGCTCCCGCCAAGAAGGGCGCGGCTGCGCGCGAGAAGACCCCGACGGCTGCCGACTACGCCGGCACCACGTCGCAGTCGCCCGACAGCACCGCGGTCATCCCTGCCGTCAAGGACGAGCCGAAGGCTCCGGCCGCCTCGGCCTCGCCGGCAGCGGCGTCGGCGTCCGGTCGTCAGGCACGGCTGCGGCTGACGCACGTCGAGCCGTGGTCGGTCACCCGTCTGGCGTTCGTCGTCTCGGTCGCCCTCATGATCGTCTCGGTCGTCGCGGTCACCATCTTCTGGGTGGTCCTCGATCTCACCGGCATCTGGGACCAGCTGAACGGCACGGTCTCCAACGTGCTGTCCGACAGCGCCGGCAGCTTCGACCTCACCGACTACCTCGGCCTGGGTCGCCTGGTCGGCCTCACCCTGATCTTCAGTGCGGTCAACGTCGTGCTGATGACGGCGATCGCCACGATCGCCGCGCACCTGTACAACCTCGCCGCCCAGCTGCTGGGCGGCATCGAGGTGACGTTCACGGATCACTGA